ACTGTCAATTTGGCCCACGAGGTAGGAGCTGATTTCCGCTTCCTGTGGCGCCACTTGCACGTTATCAGACACGAGATACTTGTTCATCCAAGGCAGTGGATTGCTCGTTTGATCGTACATCGGATCAAAGCCGATGGCTTGCATACGTAAATTTGCAATATATTCAACGTATTGGCATAGAATTTCTTTATTTAAACCAATCATCGAACCATTTTCGAATAAATACTCAGCCCAACCTTTCTCTTGTTCTACCGCAGAGGTGAAAATTTTCAGGGCCTCATCACGGCATTCGGCGGCGATTTCTTTCATTTCAGGATCGTCGTCACCGTATTGCCAAAGATTAATGATGTGCTGTGTTGAGGTTAAATGAAGGTTCTCGTCGCGCGCGATTAAGCGGATAATCTTCGAGTTTCCTTCCATCATTTCGCGCTCTGCAAATGCAAATGTACACGCAAAGCTTACATAAAAACGAATGGCTTCAAGTGCGTTGACTGAGTTCATACACAAGTAGAGCTTTTTCTTTAAGTCACGAACCGAGAGCGATAGGGTTTCTCCATCAACGGTTACCTGGCCTTCACCATGAATTTGCCATAGTTGCGTGTAGAAAATGAGGTCGTCGTAATACTTAGAAATATCCGTGGCACGTTTACGAATTTGATCGTTCATCACGATATCATCGAACACTTTACCGGGATCGCTGAATAAATTGCGAAGAATATGCGTGTACGAGCGTGAGTGAATTGTCTCTGAGAACGACCACGTTTCTATCCAAGTTTCTAGCTCCGGAAGTGAAACGATCGGCAGAAACGCAATGTTTGGACTGCGACCTTGTACCGAGTCTAACAAGGTTTGGTATTTCAAATTCGAGATGAAAATATGCTTTTCACTGTCGGTCATCGCTTGGAAATCAACGCGATCTCGGCTGACGTCGACTTCTTCTGGGCGCCAAAAGAAGCTCAATTGCTTCTCAATGAGCTTTTCAAAAATACTATGGCGCTGTTGGTCGTAGCGAGCCACGTTTACCGGGTTGCCGAAAAACATCGGCTCCCCGAGTGGGTTCACATTCGTTTGGTTAAACGTAGAGTAACGCATGATATTGCCTCTTAAATTTTACAAGCACCGCCAGCGCAATCGTCATCTTCTTCGATGATAGCTGTTACGGCCTCTTGTGCTTTGTTTGCATTCTCTTCCATTTTCTTTCTTGCTGCCGCAGAAAGATCGGTTTGATTGTCAGACGCACCATCACGCGTATTGTGGTAATACATCGTTTTCACGCCGAGCTTATAAGCGTAGAGCAAGTCTTGCAGTAACTGCCGCATGGGTACTTTCCCACCTTCAAACTTGTTGGGATCGTAGTTTGTATTCGCAGAGATCGTCTGATCGACGAACTTCTGCATGATGGCCACAAGTTCTAGGTATCCCTTATTACTCGGAATCGTCCAAAGGAGTTCATATTGATCTTTTAAACGGTCGAACTCTGGAACCACTTGCTTAAGTACGCCATCTTTTGAAGATTTAATACTAATGTGGCCTCGCGGCGGTTCGATACCGTTGGTTGCGTTTGAGATTTGTGAAGACGTTTCAGAAGGCATCAATGCCGATAGCGTCGAGTTACGAAGACCGTGTTCTTTAATAGACGCACGCAATGCTTCCCAATCGTAATGAAGTGGTTCATCACAAATGGTGTCGACATCTTTCTTATAGGTGTCGATAGGCATGATGCCTTTCGCGTAGGTCGTTTCATTAAATTTCGGACAAGCACCTTTCTCCTTCGCTAACTCATTCGAAGCCTTCATCAAGTAATACTGGATTGCTTCGAAGGTTTTGTGCACAAGGCCGTTGGCGCTGCCGTCGGAATAACGAACACCATTCTTTGCAAGGTAATAAGCAAAGTTAATTACGCCAATACCGAGCGTTCTGCGCGCCATACTGGCACTCATCGCCGCTGGAACTGGGTAATCTTGATAATCTAATAAGCTGTCGAGTGCACGTACTGCAAGATCGGCGAGTTCTTCGAAGTCGTCGAGCGACTCAATCGCCCCTAAGTTAAAGGCTGAGAGCGTGCAGAGCGCAATTTCACCATTCTCATCGTTAATGTGCTCGAGCGGTTTTGTCGGGAGTGCAATCTCTAGGCATAGGTTACTCTGGCGAACCGGTGCTAGCTTGGGATCAAACGGACTATGGTTGTTCGTGTGATCGACGTTTTGTAGGTAGATGCGACCCGTACTCGCGCGCTCTTGCATGAACAGACTGAATAACTCAATGGCCTTAATACGCTTCTTACGAATTGATTCGTCAGCTTCGTATTGAACATACAAACGCTCGAATTCATCCTGATCCGCGAAAAATGCATCATACAAACCAGGTACGTCTGAAGGGCTGAACAAAGTAATGTAATCATCTTTGATCAGGCGTTGATACATGGTTTTGTTAAATTGCACACCGTAATCTAGATGGCGAACTCGGTTTTCTTCAACACCACGGTTGTTTTTCAGCACGAGAAGCGACTCAACTTCTAAATGCCACAATGGATAGAAAAGCGTGGCTGCGCCGCCACGAACACCACCTTGTGAACAACTTTTTACTGCGGTTTGGAAATACTTGAAAAATGGGATACAGCCTGTATGGAACGCCTCACCATTTCGAATCGGGCTGCCGAGCGCACGAATTCTACCGGCATTAATGCCAATACCTGCGCGTTGCGAAACATATTTTACAATGGCGCTCGCTGTTGCGTTAATTGAGTCGAGGCTATCACCACACTCGATCAATACACATGAACTAAATTGACGCGTCGGTGTTCTGACCCCAGACATGATCGGAGTCGGCAAAGATAGTTTGAAAGTAGAAGCGGCGTCGTAGAAGCGACGGATATAATCTAATCGAGTGTCTTTGGGGTAGTTTGCAAATAGGCAAGCAGCCACCAGTACATAGAGGAACTGAGCGCTTTCATAGACCTCACCAGAAACCCTGTTTTGTACTAGGTACTTGCCTTCCAATTGCTTCACAGCCGCGTATGAGAAGTTTAAGTCACGACCGTGATCAAGGAAGTCGTTCATCTGGTTGAACTCTTCTTCGCTGTAATCTTCGAGAATGTGCTTGTCGTAACGATTCATCTCAACCATTTTCGTGACTTGCGCGAAAAGGTGAGGGGGCTCGAATTCGCCATAAGCTTTTTTACGCAAGTGGAATATAGCAAGGCGGGCGGCTAAGTACTGATAGTCGGGGGCTTCTTCAGAAATAAGGTCAGCCGCCGCTTTAATCATCGTCTCGTGAATGTCGTCGGTGCGAATGCCGTCGTAGAACTGAATTTGCGATTTTATTTCGACTTGAGAAACAGAAACGTTTTTTAAGCCCTCAGCGGCCCAACTGACA
This genomic interval from Idiomarinaceae bacterium HL-53 contains the following:
- a CDS encoding ribonucleoside-diphosphate reductase beta chain, producing the protein MRYSTFNQTNVNPLGEPMFFGNPVNVARYDQQRHSIFEKLIEKQLSFFWRPEEVDVSRDRVDFQAMTDSEKHIFISNLKYQTLLDSVQGRSPNIAFLPIVSLPELETWIETWSFSETIHSRSYTHILRNLFSDPGKVFDDIVMNDQIRKRATDISKYYDDLIFYTQLWQIHGEGQVTVDGETLSLSVRDLKKKLYLCMNSVNALEAIRFYVSFACTFAFAEREMMEGNSKIIRLIARDENLHLTSTQHIINLWQYGDDDPEMKEIAAECRDEALKIFTSAVEQEKGWAEYLFENGSMIGLNKEILCQYVEYIANLRMQAIGFDPMYDQTSNPLPWMNKYLVSDNVQVAPQEAEISSYLVGQIDSEVSAGDFGDFDL
- a CDS encoding ribonucleoside-diphosphate reductase alpha chain, translating into MSQSIQVTKRDGRREALDLDKIHRVVSWAAEGLKNVSVSQVEIKSQIQFYDGIRTDDIHETMIKAAADLISEEAPDYQYLAARLAIFHLRKKAYGEFEPPHLFAQVTKMVEMNRYDKHILEDYSEEEFNQMNDFLDHGRDLNFSYAAVKQLEGKYLVQNRVSGEVYESAQFLYVLVAACLFANYPKDTRLDYIRRFYDAASTFKLSLPTPIMSGVRTPTRQFSSCVLIECGDSLDSINATASAIVKYVSQRAGIGINAGRIRALGSPIRNGEAFHTGCIPFFKYFQTAVKSCSQGGVRGGAATLFYPLWHLEVESLLVLKNNRGVEENRVRHLDYGVQFNKTMYQRLIKDDYITLFSPSDVPGLYDAFFADQDEFERLYVQYEADESIRKKRIKAIELFSLFMQERASTGRIYLQNVDHTNNHSPFDPKLAPVRQSNLCLEIALPTKPLEHINDENGEIALCTLSAFNLGAIESLDDFEELADLAVRALDSLLDYQDYPVPAAMSASMARRTLGIGVINFAYYLAKNGVRYSDGSANGLVHKTFEAIQYYLMKASNELAKEKGACPKFNETTYAKGIMPIDTYKKDVDTICDEPLHYDWEALRASIKEHGLRNSTLSALMPSETSSQISNATNGIEPPRGHISIKSSKDGVLKQVVPEFDRLKDQYELLWTIPSNKGYLELVAIMQKFVDQTISANTNYDPNKFEGGKVPMRQLLQDLLYAYKLGVKTMYYHNTRDGASDNQTDLSAAARKKMEENANKAQEAVTAIIEEDDDCAGGACKI